The genomic window AACCCCAGGGAAAGTGCCACAGAGAGCAGTCCGCCCGCTTCGGCGGGTAAGGGTGAAAGGGTGAGGTAAGAGCTCACCGGGTCCGGCGGTGACGACGGATGCCAGGTAAACCCCACCAGGAGCAAGGCCAAATAGGGAAGCGTTAAGGGTGGCCCGCCCGTGCTTCCGGGTTGGCTGCTTGAGGCCGTCGGTAACGGCGGTCCTAGAGGAATGGCCATCACCTGTCGCCGGGTAACCGGCGGCGGGGACAGAACCCGGCTTATGGGCTGCTTCGACCAATTTAATTTTTCAACAGCCTTGCAATCTCTTCAACGGCAAACGGCGCCTCCGTCTGACTTCCGTCTGTCATATTTTTCAACTGGCCTCTTCCGCGCGCCAACTCGTCATCGCCTATGATCAGGGTATAACGGGATCTGAGTTTGTCGGCGCGGCGCAACTGGCTTTTAAGGCTTTTCCCTTCATAATCAATTTCCACGCTGACTCCATCTCTCTGGAGCAGGCACATCAGCCGGAACGCCAGATGCTGGGCCGCCTCGCCCATTGAAGCTATGAACAGGTCGGGACGTTTGCCGAACTCCTTGTCGGCAAGAAGCAGCGCCACCCGCTCCATCCCCATGGCAAAACCGACCCCCGGTAATTGAGGCCCTCCCAGATCGGCAATAAGGCCGTCATATCGACCGCCGGCGGCCACGGCGCCCTGAGCGCCGAGCAGTCCGGTAACCAGCTCAAAAGTGGTGCGAGTGTAATAATCTAGTCCGCGCACCATGCGGGTATTGATGTCATACGCCGTGCCGACAGCGTCCAAATGTCTGCGAGTCATCAAAAAATGCTCGTCACAGGCGCTACAGAGGTGTTCAATCATAGACGGCGCGTCCGCCGTCGCATTCTTGCAGCCAGTGGCCTTGCAGTCAAGGGCGCGCAAGGGATTGGCGTCACATCTGCGGCGGCAATCCTCGCAGAGGGAGTCAAGCCGCGACTGGAGGAACCCCTTCAGTATCTGCCGGTAACGAGGCCGACACTCCGCGCAGCCAAGGGAATTTATCTGCAGTGACGGCTCGGTCAAGCCAAGCTCCGCAAAGAAATGACAGAGCATGGTCAGCACCTGGGCGTCTATTTTTGGATTATTAATGCCGGTAACCTCGGCGCCGATCTGGTGAAACTGCCGGTAGCGTCCCTTCTGCGGTCGCTCATAACGGAACATCGGCCCCATATAGTAAAGTTTGGCAACCGGGTCGGCGGCGTAGAGCTTGTGCTCGATAAAGGCGCGCATTACCCCTGCCGTTCCTTCAGGCCGCATGGTAACGCGGTTATCACCCTTGTCCAGGAAGGAGTACATCTCCTTCTCAACGATGTCGGTGGCGTCCCCGATAGAACGAGAGAAAAGTTCGGTCCT from Desulfobaccales bacterium includes these protein-coding regions:
- the hisS gene encoding histidine--tRNA ligase, with translation MAVTGVKGFNDILPGEAEKWQHIEATARRIFGLYGFSEIRAPILERTELFSRSIGDATDIVEKEMYSFLDKGDNRVTMRPEGTAGVMRAFIEHKLYAADPVAKLYYMGPMFRYERPQKGRYRQFHQIGAEVTGINNPKIDAQVLTMLCHFFAELGLTEPSLQINSLGCAECRPRYRQILKGFLQSRLDSLCEDCRRRCDANPLRALDCKATGCKNATADAPSMIEHLCSACDEHFLMTRRHLDAVGTAYDINTRMVRGLDYYTRTTFELVTGLLGAQGAVAAGGRYDGLIADLGGPQLPGVGFAMGMERVALLLADKEFGKRPDLFIASMGEAAQHLAFRLMCLLQRDGVSVEIDYEGKSLKSQLRRADKLRSRYTLIIGDDELARGRGQLKNMTDGSQTEAPFAVEEIARLLKN